The genomic stretch CTAAAAGTCAGGCTAAGCTGTACGAGCGATGCCGTAGTATCAAAATATCCGGCCAGCACCGGAAGGGCTGGCAGGTAAAAGTCGGTCACAAACGGACCAAAAGCTGAAACAATCCCGATAACAACCAGGATATACAGTTTTGAGTTTAAAGTTTCTTTCATCATAATTTATTTATACTTTTATTTTCTGCTGCAAAGTTCATAACATTCTGTCACATCCTTTTGTCCATTTCCATGTCTGGATTGTCCGGATAGTAACCAAATGTTGATTAGAGAAATCTATTTTAGTCTGACTTTCTCCTGTAAACGGCTTTGAAGCTGAGAGACAAATTTGTTATTGTCCATTTCGTGATATTTGCAAGCAGATAAACAATAATCCGTAAAATCCTTTTATATTTGTATGAACTTACTTGTATTATATTCGATGCCAATTAATAAAGATATGACAAACAAGTTTGGAATATGTCCTTCCACCGGACATTTATCCGTATTATTTCCGGAAAAGGAAGCGGAACGTACTCCCTCAAATAAGATTTTTCTCGCTATAGTCTTACAAGGTGGAGCCATGATTGAAATTGACGGGAAGAACCATTTAATATATACCGGGACATTGATATATCTGTATCCAAACCATCTGGTCAGACAAATATCTCATACAGAAGATTTGCTACTTGAATATCTTTGGTTCGAGTTTGAATTCCTCTCGGATTTTCCTTTATTACTAAAGGCAGATATTTCAGAATATGTAGGAAAAAATCCTTGCTTACAGTTAAAAGATAAAGAGAGGCAACTGGTGAAGAAATACTATGACCTGATAGCTGAACGTTATCAGGAAAGCAATGAGTACATTGCCATTACCAAAGGATTGCTGTTTTCCTTTATTCTTGAAATCAGCAGGTTATATTCCGGTAAAAATGTGTCGGTATCGAATACACGACAAGACGAATTGACAGATCATTTCTTCTTTCTACTCCATCAGCATTACAAGAAAGAACGGTCTGTTTCATTTTACGCCGATAAATTATATATATCGGATAAGTATCTGATGCGTGTACTGAAGAAATCCACTGGACAGACTTTTCATTTTTGGGTAATTGAGTTTATTATGCGTGAAGCCAAGCTGTTATTACGTTCAACGACCATCAGTATTACCGAAATATCGGAAAAATTGAATTACCCGAACCCTTCATTCTTCTCCCGCGTATTCCACCAGTATGTGGGAATGACCCCAAAAGAGTTCAGGAATCAGTGACCCTGAAATATTCTATGGTCATAGACTTCTAAAGGCAAATGGCTTTGACATTTACAGACAAGAGCTAATTGTCCGAAATGACGACTTTTGCTACCGTAAACAATTTAATATTTGATGATATATGGTAGCAAAATGTTTTAAAAAAATCTTGCTCCTTCTTTTTATAACAGGAGCGATACAGGCCAATGCCCAGGAAGGAAAGAAAAGTGAATTGCAACAATGGAAAGATTTCATTGAGAATGCACGTTTAATAGCCAGACAGGAACGACACTTGATGGATTCGATTGTCCATATAAAGGCCGAAAATGCTTTGCAAAGGAAAGAGTTTGTACTGGAAAGTGACGAACTGACACTAAAGCATGGTGAACATGGATATGTAAATTCTACCACCAACTTCATTGCCTTGCATGACGGGAGAGCGACCGTGCAAATCTCACCGTTCCAATCAGGCGGCGGTCCCAACGGCGTGGGTGGTATCACAGTGGAAGGCACTCCGACCGGATTGAAAATGGAAACAGACAAGAAAGGCATCACCCGTCTTTCCATGAATGTCACCGGAAATGGTATATCGGCACAAGTTACAGTGACACTCAGTCCTTCGGACAACCGTGCCACAGCAACGATTATCCCCAATTTCAATTCTCTCAATGTTACATTGGACGGGCAACTGGTTCCGTTCAAGGAAAGTTCCGTATTTAAAGGAACAACTTTCTGATCATTAAACAAACTAACCAAGAAAAGTATGACAGCTAAATTGTACATAGGGGTATTCATGCTCCTGGCAGGAACCCTATACTCCTGCCAAAAAGATGAAGAAGTGAATAAACTGGATGCCGACTACCGCGTAATGACTGATTATGATCCGGAAACGGATTTCAGTCAGTTCCGGTCATATTATCTGGCAGACAGTATTCTGTTTATCGGACAAGATAAGATATTACAATATCTTGACAAATCTTGAACACCTGTCACCATAACATGCAGGAACGGGGTTACAGTCGTGCAGCAAG from Phocaeicola dorei encodes the following:
- a CDS encoding DUF4251 domain-containing protein codes for the protein MVAKCFKKILLLLFITGAIQANAQEGKKSELQQWKDFIENARLIARQERHLMDSIVHIKAENALQRKEFVLESDELTLKHGEHGYVNSTTNFIALHDGRATVQISPFQSGGGPNGVGGITVEGTPTGLKMETDKKGITRLSMNVTGNGISAQVTVTLSPSDNRATATIIPNFNSLNVTLDGQLVPFKESSVFKGTTF
- a CDS encoding AraC family transcriptional regulator, which codes for MNLLVLYSMPINKDMTNKFGICPSTGHLSVLFPEKEAERTPSNKIFLAIVLQGGAMIEIDGKNHLIYTGTLIYLYPNHLVRQISHTEDLLLEYLWFEFEFLSDFPLLLKADISEYVGKNPCLQLKDKERQLVKKYYDLIAERYQESNEYIAITKGLLFSFILEISRLYSGKNVSVSNTRQDELTDHFFFLLHQHYKKERSVSFYADKLYISDKYLMRVLKKSTGQTFHFWVIEFIMREAKLLLRSTTISITEISEKLNYPNPSFFSRVFHQYVGMTPKEFRNQ